A genomic segment from Paenibacillus sp. FSL K6-1096 encodes:
- a CDS encoding ATP-binding protein translates to MKPFRIRLTIILMALIGISMTGAGITMAKLFKDSHISVLEENMSREIKLLSGTFTFVDVSAPDAINYYTEQAHKISELTGSRVTFITKQGRVIGDSEKNPREMDNHSTREEELLAAKEGIGRAIRYSDTLDRDMMYVAGSVSSDQGFDGYIRLSMGLDAVSEGLSRAWMIMAGGLVLLFVAAALVSYKVASSMTSPLEQITRVARRITDLDYDARVPLRRKDEVGQLATAINAMADSLQAQLKTIRDNEDLLQSVLDNMTGGIVMINEAGEIALLNRAAERLLDVKHSEMTGHSYKEIKHHYELTRLIDEGVSAGEPVHEERTIYNPVERIVRVDGVPMLQDGSSRGMLFLLQEVTEIRRLERMRSEFVANVSHELKTPVAAVKGFAETLLGGGVTDEKTARSFLQIIYDENERLNRLIGDILELSKIESKRVQLDCSPVHLIEFFDSILETLSKVAEKKKITLSSEVPEELFIEGDEDKLRQIFMNLLSNAINYTQDGGNVRVTVANLQKADGTESVRFTVSDTGMGIPRKDLPRIFERFYRVDKARSRSSGGTGLGLSIVKHLVELHRGTITVESDLGIGSSFILELPLLQEENA, encoded by the coding sequence ATGAAACCATTTCGCATTCGACTGACAATTATCCTGATGGCGCTGATCGGGATTTCCATGACCGGGGCCGGGATTACGATGGCCAAGCTGTTCAAGGACTCGCATATCTCCGTGCTGGAGGAGAACATGTCCCGGGAGATTAAGCTGCTTTCCGGCACTTTTACATTCGTGGATGTATCCGCCCCGGACGCTATCAATTACTATACCGAACAGGCCCACAAGATCTCCGAGCTGACCGGATCACGCGTCACCTTCATTACGAAGCAGGGCCGGGTCATCGGCGACTCGGAGAAGAATCCGCGCGAGATGGACAACCATTCCACCCGCGAGGAGGAGCTGCTGGCCGCGAAGGAAGGGATCGGGCGGGCGATCCGATACAGCGATACGCTGGACCGTGACATGATGTATGTGGCGGGTTCAGTTTCCTCGGATCAGGGGTTTGACGGTTACATCCGGTTGTCAATGGGGCTGGATGCCGTATCGGAGGGGCTGAGCCGGGCGTGGATGATTATGGCGGGCGGACTAGTGCTGCTCTTCGTTGCCGCTGCACTGGTCAGCTACAAGGTGGCCTCCAGTATGACCTCGCCGCTGGAGCAGATTACCAGGGTAGCCCGGCGTATTACTGATCTGGACTACGATGCCCGCGTGCCGCTGAGGCGCAAGGATGAGGTCGGCCAGCTGGCAACAGCGATCAATGCGATGGCCGACAGCCTCCAGGCCCAGCTCAAGACGATCCGCGACAATGAGGATCTGCTGCAGAGCGTCCTCGATAATATGACCGGCGGCATTGTGATGATCAACGAGGCGGGGGAGATTGCCCTGCTCAACCGGGCGGCCGAACGTCTGCTGGATGTGAAGCACAGTGAAATGACCGGACATTCCTATAAAGAGATCAAGCATCATTATGAGCTGACCCGGCTGATTGACGAGGGCGTATCTGCTGGCGAGCCTGTTCATGAGGAGCGCACCATCTATAATCCGGTGGAACGGATTGTGCGCGTGGACGGCGTGCCGATGCTCCAGGACGGCTCCTCGCGCGGCATGCTGTTCCTGCTGCAGGAGGTTACAGAGATCCGCCGGCTGGAGCGAATGCGCAGCGAGTTCGTGGCCAATGTCTCCCATGAGCTGAAGACCCCGGTGGCTGCGGTCAAAGGCTTTGCCGAGACCCTGCTGGGCGGCGGAGTGACCGACGAGAAGACCGCCCGTTCGTTCCTGCAGATCATCTACGACGAGAATGAGCGGCTGAACCGCCTGATCGGCGACATTCTGGAGCTGTCCAAAATCGAGTCCAAACGCGTACAGCTTGATTGCTCCCCGGTCCACCTCATCGAATTCTTCGATTCTATCCTGGAGACGCTCAGCAAGGTGGCCGAGAAGAAGAAGATTACACTCAGCTCCGAGGTGCCGGAGGAGCTGTTCATCGAAGGGGACGAAGATAAGCTGCGCCAGATTTTCATGAATCTGCTCTCCAATGCCATCAACTATACCCAGGACGGGGGGAACGTCAGAGTTACTGTAGCCAATCTCCAGAAGGCGGACGGGACGGAAAGTGTGCGCTTTACGGTCAGTGACACGGGGATGGGGATACCGCGCAAGGATCTGCCGCGCATCTTCGAGCGCTTTTACCGGGTGGACAAGGCGCGCTCCCGAAGCTCCGGCGGGACTGGTCTTGGCTTGTCCATCGTGAAGCATCTGGTGGAGCTGCATCGGGGAACGATTACAGTAGAGAGCGACCTCGGCATCGGCAGTTCGTTCATTCTGGAATTGCCGCTGCTGCAGGAGGAGAACGCATAA
- a CDS encoding response regulator transcription factor translates to MAQRLLVIEDEPTLARLLSYNLTQEGYEVTVEDHGTAGYDRATREPFDLIVLDLMLPGMNGIDILDKLRGQGIRTPVIVLTAKNAEEDVVRGLKSGADDYITKPFGVSELLARVSAVLRRISGMAEEAPAEAEVSSSTIILGQLEIYPERYEVSLGGQSINLRPKEFEVLLYLARKPGVVLTRDDLMNAVWGFDYIGGQRTVDVHVSSLRKKLELDPESVHIDSIRGVGYKLVVNKKRTPVI, encoded by the coding sequence ATGGCACAACGATTGCTTGTCATTGAAGACGAACCGACACTGGCCCGGCTGCTGTCTTATAACCTGACTCAGGAAGGCTACGAAGTGACGGTGGAGGATCATGGAACGGCAGGATATGACCGTGCGACTAGAGAACCGTTTGATCTGATCGTACTGGATCTGATGCTGCCCGGCATGAACGGCATTGACATTCTGGATAAATTGCGCGGACAAGGCATACGTACCCCGGTCATTGTATTGACGGCCAAGAATGCGGAAGAGGACGTCGTCCGGGGGCTGAAATCCGGAGCGGATGATTATATTACCAAGCCGTTTGGCGTATCCGAGCTGCTGGCCCGGGTCAGCGCCGTGCTGCGGCGGATCTCCGGGATGGCCGAGGAGGCTCCGGCGGAAGCGGAGGTATCCTCATCGACCATTATTCTGGGACAGCTGGAAATTTACCCGGAGCGATACGAAGTGTCACTGGGCGGACAGAGCATCAATCTGCGGCCCAAGGAATTCGAGGTACTGCTGTATCTGGCCCGCAAGCCGGGCGTGGTCCTGACCCGGGACGACCTGATGAACGCCGTCTGGGGCTTCGATTATATCGGAGGCCAGCGCACCGTGGATGTGCATGTCAGCTCCCTGCGCAAGAAGCTGGAGCTTGATCCGGAATCCGTGCATATCGATTCGATCCGCGGCGTAGGCTACAAGCTGGTTGTGAATAAGAAGAGAACACCGGTCATTTAA
- the pstB gene encoding phosphate ABC transporter ATP-binding protein PstB: MKSIIDIEKLDLYYESFHALKNVDLQIPEKQVTAFIGPSGCGKSTLLRTLNRMNDMIPGTRIEGKVNIGGKNIYSDEIEVESLRKQVGMVFQQPNPFPKSIYDNVAYGPRLHGVKGKAELDVLVEQSLRQSALWEEVKDFLKKSALSLSGGQQQRLCIARALAVQPDILLMDEATSALDPVSTLKIEELVQELRDKYTIVMVTHNMHQAARVSGRTVFFLNGVIVEAADTELLFSNPKDSRTEDYISGRFG, encoded by the coding sequence ATGAAATCCATCATTGACATAGAGAAGCTGGATCTCTACTATGAGTCATTCCATGCACTGAAGAATGTGGATTTGCAGATTCCTGAGAAGCAGGTCACCGCGTTTATCGGCCCTTCCGGCTGCGGAAAGTCCACCCTGCTGCGGACGCTGAACCGGATGAATGATATGATTCCCGGAACGCGCATTGAAGGTAAAGTGAATATCGGCGGCAAAAATATTTACAGCGACGAGATTGAAGTCGAAAGTCTGCGCAAGCAGGTGGGGATGGTGTTCCAGCAGCCCAACCCGTTTCCCAAGTCGATCTATGACAATGTGGCCTACGGCCCGCGTCTGCATGGGGTGAAGGGCAAGGCTGAGCTGGACGTCCTTGTGGAGCAGAGTCTGCGCCAGTCGGCACTCTGGGAGGAAGTGAAGGATTTCCTCAAGAAGTCTGCCCTGAGCTTGTCCGGCGGCCAGCAGCAGCGTCTGTGTATCGCCAGAGCCCTGGCCGTGCAGCCGGATATTCTGCTGATGGATGAGGCAACGTCCGCGCTGGACCCCGTGTCCACGCTGAAGATTGAGGAGCTGGTCCAGGAGCTGCGGGATAAGTATACGATTGTGATGGTCACGCATAATATGCATCAGGCCGCCCGGGTGTCGGGGCGCACCGTATTTTTCCTGAACGGCGTCATTGTGGAGGCTGCGGATACCGAGCTGCTGTTCTCTAACCCGAAGGATTCCCGCACAGAGGATTATATTTCCGGACGTTTCGGCTAA
- the phoU gene encoding phosphate signaling complex protein PhoU: MIRRKEFDKDLEELRTLLQQMGEHVTDALDGAILALQTLDTERAQEIVKADLRLNAMEDRIMEIGSRLIITQQPVAKDLRRIIVAFKISSDLERMGDLALDVAKVTMRIQGQQLIKPLVDIPRMAELVTVMTNEAIQSYLDENTDLAYKMAQDDDQVDGLYSAMINELYTYMVQKPETVNQAMLLTLVGRYIERIADHATNIGESVVYLVTGKRPDLNQ, encoded by the coding sequence ATGATTCGCAGAAAAGAATTCGACAAAGATCTGGAAGAACTGCGCACCCTGCTGCAGCAGATGGGCGAGCATGTCACGGATGCCCTGGATGGTGCGATACTGGCCCTGCAGACCCTGGATACGGAGCGGGCTCAGGAGATTGTTAAAGCGGACCTGCGGCTGAATGCCATGGAGGACCGGATTATGGAGATCGGCTCGCGGCTGATCATCACCCAGCAGCCGGTGGCGAAGGACCTGCGCCGCATTATTGTAGCCTTCAAAATCTCCAGCGACCTGGAGCGCATGGGCGATCTGGCGCTGGATGTCGCCAAGGTTACGATGCGGATTCAGGGGCAGCAGCTCATCAAGCCGCTCGTGGATATTCCGCGCATGGCAGAGCTGGTGACCGTAATGACTAACGAAGCGATTCAATCCTATCTGGATGAGAATACCGATCTGGCTTACAAAATGGCCCAGGACGACGATCAGGTCGATGGCCTGTACAGCGCGATGATTAACGAGCTGTACACGTATATGGTCCAGAAACCGGAAACGGTGAATCAGGCCATGCTGCTTACACTGGTCGGCCGTTACATTGAGCGGATCGCTGACCATGCCACTAATATCGGCGAGAGTGTGGTATATCTGGTGACGGGCAAACGCCCGGACCTGAACCAATAA
- the polA gene encoding DNA polymerase I — translation MPPLTNTAGQQTNAVYGFTTMLLRLIEEHKPSHMIVAFDAGKITFRHEGYEEYKGGRQKTPPELSEQFPLLKELLKGLGVPQFEIEGYEADDIIGTISREADEAGRQVMIVSGDKDMLQLASEHTTVALVRKGVTEVELYGPQQIRDKYDLTPLQIIDLKGLMGDASDNIPGVPGVGEKTALKLLQQFGSVEGVLAGTGELKGKMKEKLEEHADSAIMSKKLATIYREVPLAHAWEDMVFSGINTATAGPALARLEFKSLLERLSLSAYSQGADGSSGPAEVEAEELAITIVDEAGLDALNAVLPDITALHVESNGENPHRSEVIGLGLSSPEQHYFVPFALLKSEAAAPLRAWLGDEQAPKSGYDLHRADLALHWQGIAFAGAAKDVQLAAYLLDPTEANQNLNDLTSKYGLPRLSPDEEVFGKGAKYRIPELAVLGEHVARKSATVLGIVQKQQEELKKTGMTGLFQDLEMPLSRILADMEKQGIAVNKEELVQLGREFEAQIAQLVTEIYAVCGTEFNLNSPKQLGEVLFVKLGLPVVKKTKTGYSTDAEVLEKLAPYHDAVRLILQYRTLAKLQSTYVEGLMKEISPETGKVHTFYRQTIAATGRLSSQFPNLQNIPIRLEEGRKLRKVFVPSEPGWSILAADYSQIELRVLAHISGDERMKEAFVEDMDIHTKTAMDVFGVTADSVDSNMRRSAKAVNFGIVYGISDYGLSQNLNIPRKEAAKFIEQYFEVFQGVRRYMDEIVVEARKQGYVTTLLERRRYLPEINAKNFNLRSFAERTAMNTPIQGTAADIIKLAMVHMDKALYERGLKSRMLLQVHDELVFEVPEEELEEMKQLLPEVMAGALALSVPLKAEVSYGSNWYEAK, via the coding sequence ATGCCGCCGCTGACCAATACGGCAGGGCAGCAGACGAATGCGGTGTACGGGTTCACAACGATGCTGCTGCGGCTGATTGAAGAGCATAAGCCGAGTCATATGATTGTCGCCTTCGACGCCGGGAAGATTACCTTCCGGCATGAGGGCTATGAGGAATACAAAGGCGGACGACAGAAGACGCCGCCGGAGCTGTCCGAGCAGTTCCCGCTGCTGAAGGAGCTGCTGAAGGGGCTGGGCGTTCCGCAGTTCGAGATCGAAGGCTATGAAGCGGACGATATTATCGGGACGATCTCCCGGGAGGCGGATGAAGCCGGCCGGCAGGTGATGATTGTGTCCGGGGACAAGGATATGCTGCAATTGGCCTCCGAGCATACCACCGTGGCGCTGGTGCGCAAAGGGGTAACCGAGGTGGAGCTGTACGGGCCGCAGCAGATCCGCGATAAGTACGATCTCACCCCGCTGCAGATCATCGATCTGAAGGGGCTGATGGGCGATGCCAGCGATAATATTCCCGGGGTGCCGGGAGTTGGGGAGAAGACGGCGCTTAAGCTGCTCCAGCAGTTCGGATCGGTCGAGGGTGTGCTGGCCGGAACCGGTGAGCTGAAGGGGAAGATGAAGGAGAAGCTGGAGGAGCATGCCGACAGTGCGATTATGAGCAAAAAGCTGGCGACCATCTACCGCGAGGTTCCGCTGGCTCACGCCTGGGAGGATATGGTCTTCAGCGGGATCAACACCGCTACGGCCGGGCCGGCCCTGGCGCGGCTGGAATTCAAATCGCTGCTGGAGCGCCTGTCCCTGAGCGCATATTCCCAAGGAGCGGACGGCTCTTCCGGGCCTGCGGAGGTGGAGGCGGAAGAGCTGGCAATCACTATTGTAGATGAAGCCGGACTGGACGCGCTGAATGCTGTCTTGCCGGACATCACTGCGCTGCATGTCGAGTCTAACGGGGAGAATCCGCACCGCTCGGAGGTTATCGGCCTCGGCCTGTCTTCGCCGGAGCAGCATTACTTCGTGCCGTTTGCCCTGCTGAAGAGTGAGGCGGCAGCGCCGCTCAGAGCCTGGCTCGGCGATGAACAGGCGCCGAAGAGCGGGTATGATCTGCACCGTGCCGATCTGGCGCTGCATTGGCAGGGGATTGCTTTTGCCGGGGCTGCTAAGGATGTTCAGCTTGCTGCCTATCTGCTGGACCCGACAGAGGCGAACCAGAACCTGAATGATCTGACCAGTAAATACGGACTGCCCCGCTTGTCGCCGGATGAAGAGGTCTTCGGCAAAGGGGCCAAATATAGAATACCGGAGCTTGCCGTTCTCGGTGAGCATGTCGCCCGCAAAAGTGCCACCGTTCTGGGGATTGTGCAGAAGCAGCAGGAGGAGCTGAAGAAGACAGGCATGACCGGCCTGTTCCAGGACCTGGAGATGCCGCTCTCGCGCATTCTTGCCGATATGGAGAAGCAGGGCATCGCTGTCAACAAGGAGGAGCTGGTTCAGCTCGGCAGGGAGTTTGAAGCCCAGATCGCCCAGCTAGTGACGGAAATCTATGCGGTGTGCGGCACTGAATTCAATCTCAATTCACCCAAGCAGCTGGGCGAGGTGCTGTTCGTGAAGCTTGGCCTGCCTGTCGTGAAGAAGACGAAGACCGGATATTCCACCGACGCCGAGGTGCTGGAGAAGCTTGCGCCTTATCATGACGCTGTGCGCCTGATTCTGCAATACCGCACTCTGGCCAAGCTGCAATCCACATATGTCGAAGGATTAATGAAGGAAATCTCGCCGGAGACGGGCAAGGTGCACACCTTTTACCGCCAGACCATTGCCGCTACAGGCCGGCTTAGCAGCCAGTTCCCGAACCTGCAGAATATTCCGATCCGGCTGGAGGAGGGCCGCAAGCTCCGCAAGGTCTTCGTGCCCTCCGAACCGGGCTGGTCGATTCTGGCGGCGGACTACTCGCAGATCGAGCTGCGTGTGCTGGCGCATATCTCGGGTGATGAGCGGATGAAGGAAGCTTTTGTCGAGGATATGGATATTCATACAAAGACGGCGATGGACGTATTCGGCGTTACCGCTGACAGTGTGGACAGCAACATGCGCCGCTCGGCTAAGGCGGTAAACTTCGGGATTGTGTACGGTATCAGCGACTACGGGCTGTCTCAGAACCTGAATATTCCGCGGAAGGAAGCAGCAAAGTTCATTGAACAGTATTTCGAAGTGTTCCAGGGCGTCCGCCGTTATATGGATGAGATTGTGGTCGAGGCCCGTAAGCAGGGCTATGTCACCACACTGCTGGAGCGCCGCCGGTATCTGCCGGAGATTAATGCGAAGAACTTCAATCTGCGTTCCTTCGCCGAGCGGACTGCGATGAATACGCCGATCCAGGGCACAGCCGCCGATATCATCAAGCTGGCGATGGTCCATATGGATAAGGCACTGTATGAGCGCGGCCTGAAGAGCCGGATGCTGCTCCAGGTGCACGATGAGCTGGTGTTTGAGGTGCCGGAGGAGGAGCTGGAGGAGATGAAGCAGCTGCTGCCTGAGGTGATGGCTGGGGCGCTTGCGCTGTCGGTGCCGCTGAAGGCTGAGGTAAGTTATGGCAGTAACTGGTATGAAGCGAAATAG